In Devosia chinhatensis, the following are encoded in one genomic region:
- the mfd gene encoding transcription-repair coupling factor — protein sequence MNDLSGITPPVRTLSNVPDGMQPMVLAQLVEQRLKDAPNDAASLVFVARDGRRMQRLVDILRSMLPGHTILTLPAWDCLPYDRVSPNTVTIAARMNTLAALTSGAKGVVVLTAVNALIQKLPPRDLVEKMSFSAAVGRVVDSDKLVAWAANNGYLRVPTVRESGEFAVRGGLIDLFPAGTEAPLRFDFFGSQLESIRTFDPDSQRTTGTLKQVDLTPMSEVVLNEETIRRFRQNYTAAFGGNTVDDTLYASVSGGSRYSGTEHWLPFFYDHMDRLADYVGDAPFVFDDQVAEAYAERATQVRDYYDAREAARLAPPVAGAGALYKPIQPDLLYDLDVPPAALAGASVIQLSPFLSPQTRKGDDMGGHIAPSFAAERAASDVNLFEAVVNRLLAERREGRRAIIACWSAGTRDRMAQVLKDHGLTNPRLAENWRDAETTSAATTSLVVLPLETGFETKDLLVLSEQDILGERILRPQRKKKASDALTEAASLNAGDLVVHVDHGIGRFIGLKVIEAGGAPHECVELQYAGDTKLYLPVENIELLTRYGSDDSSVALDKLGGVAWQAKKGKLKKRIREMAEQLIKLAAQRMLVKAEVVDINPGSYEEFAARFPYEETEDQLTAIEAVFDDITSGKVMDRLVCGDVGFGKTEVALRAAFAVALSGKQVAVVVPTTLLARQHFKTFAERFKDLPVRVRHASRMVAAAELKATKEGLADGQVDIVVGTHALLSKSIKFNDLGLLIIDEEQHFGVSHKERLKELKANVHVLTLTATPIPRTLQLALTGVRDLSLLATPPVDRLTIRTFISPFDPLSIREALLREKYRGGQSFYVVPRIKDQPDIAEFLRVQVPEVSFVAANGQMAPGELDDIMNAFYDGKFDVLLATTIVESGLDIPNANTLIVHRADQFGLAQLYQIRGRVGRGKQRAYALFTVPPDRKLTDTAERRLGVLQSLESLGAGFQLASHDLDIRGAGNLLGDEQSGHIREVGYELYQAMLEEAVANLKSGEEDYEDRNEWSPTISLGMPVMIPESYVPDLQLRMQLYRKLGDLNDIRDIDAAGAELIDRFGPLPEEVEALLKVILVKALCRQANVEKVDAGPKGAVITLRNSEFPNPAGLVKLVSDPGNQVRIKPDQKLVFARNWPTPEQRLKGAAAILAKLAKLAESGS from the coding sequence ATGAACGATCTTTCCGGTATCACTCCGCCTGTGCGCACGCTTTCCAACGTGCCCGACGGCATGCAGCCGATGGTGCTGGCCCAATTGGTCGAACAGCGGCTCAAAGATGCGCCGAACGATGCGGCAAGCCTCGTGTTCGTGGCACGGGACGGGCGGCGCATGCAGCGGCTGGTCGACATCCTGCGGTCGATGCTGCCGGGACATACGATCCTGACGCTGCCAGCCTGGGACTGCCTTCCCTATGACCGGGTGTCACCCAATACCGTCACCATCGCTGCCCGCATGAACACGCTGGCGGCCCTGACGAGCGGAGCCAAGGGCGTGGTTGTGCTGACCGCCGTCAATGCGCTGATCCAGAAGCTGCCGCCGCGCGACTTGGTGGAAAAGATGAGCTTCTCGGCTGCCGTGGGTCGGGTGGTGGACAGTGACAAGCTCGTGGCCTGGGCTGCCAATAACGGCTATCTGCGCGTGCCGACCGTGCGGGAAAGCGGGGAATTTGCGGTGCGCGGCGGGCTGATCGACCTGTTCCCAGCCGGAACCGAGGCACCGCTGCGCTTCGATTTTTTCGGCAGCCAGCTCGAATCCATCCGCACCTTCGACCCGGACAGCCAGAGGACTACCGGCACGCTCAAGCAGGTGGACCTGACACCGATGAGCGAAGTGGTGCTCAACGAGGAAACGATCCGCCGCTTCCGCCAGAATTATACCGCTGCGTTCGGTGGCAATACGGTGGACGACACGCTCTATGCCTCGGTCAGCGGCGGATCGCGATATTCTGGCACCGAACATTGGCTGCCCTTCTTCTACGACCACATGGACCGGCTGGCCGATTATGTCGGCGACGCCCCGTTCGTCTTCGACGACCAGGTAGCGGAAGCCTATGCCGAGCGGGCCACCCAGGTCCGCGATTACTACGATGCGCGCGAAGCCGCCCGCCTGGCGCCGCCCGTGGCGGGGGCAGGAGCCCTCTATAAACCCATCCAGCCGGATCTGCTCTACGATCTCGACGTGCCGCCCGCGGCGCTGGCCGGGGCTTCGGTGATCCAGCTTTCGCCGTTCCTCTCGCCGCAGACGCGCAAGGGCGACGACATGGGCGGCCATATCGCGCCGAGCTTTGCGGCCGAGCGCGCCGCCTCGGACGTCAACCTGTTCGAGGCTGTGGTCAACCGCCTCCTGGCCGAGCGCCGGGAGGGGCGGCGCGCGATCATAGCCTGCTGGAGCGCCGGAACGCGCGATCGCATGGCGCAGGTGCTCAAGGATCATGGCCTGACCAATCCGCGCCTGGCGGAAAACTGGCGCGACGCCGAGACGACGAGCGCGGCAACGACCTCGCTGGTGGTGCTGCCGCTCGAAACCGGGTTCGAGACCAAGGACCTGCTGGTGCTCAGCGAACAGGATATCCTGGGTGAGCGCATCCTGCGGCCACAGCGCAAGAAGAAGGCATCGGATGCGCTGACCGAAGCCGCTTCGCTGAATGCCGGGGACTTGGTTGTGCATGTCGATCACGGTATCGGCCGGTTCATCGGGCTCAAGGTGATCGAGGCAGGCGGGGCGCCGCATGAATGCGTGGAGCTGCAATATGCCGGCGACACCAAGCTCTACCTGCCGGTCGAAAATATCGAGCTTCTGACCCGCTATGGCTCGGATGACAGCTCGGTGGCGCTCGACAAGCTGGGCGGGGTGGCCTGGCAGGCCAAGAAGGGCAAGCTCAAGAAGCGTATCCGCGAAATGGCGGAACAGCTCATCAAGCTGGCGGCGCAGCGCATGCTGGTCAAGGCCGAAGTGGTCGATATCAATCCCGGCTCCTATGAGGAATTTGCCGCCCGCTTCCCCTATGAGGAAACCGAGGACCAGCTCACCGCCATCGAGGCGGTGTTCGACGACATCACCTCGGGCAAGGTCATGGACCGGCTGGTGTGTGGCGACGTAGGGTTCGGCAAGACCGAAGTGGCGCTGCGCGCGGCCTTTGCGGTGGCGCTGAGCGGCAAGCAGGTGGCCGTGGTGGTGCCGACGACGCTCCTGGCACGCCAGCACTTCAAGACTTTCGCCGAGCGGTTCAAGGACCTGCCGGTGCGGGTGCGCCATGCCTCGCGCATGGTGGCCGCCGCCGAGCTCAAGGCCACCAAGGAGGGTCTTGCCGACGGGCAGGTGGATATCGTGGTGGGCACCCATGCGCTGCTCAGCAAATCGATCAAGTTCAACGATCTGGGCCTGCTGATCATCGACGAGGAGCAGCATTTCGGCGTGTCGCACAAGGAACGGCTCAAGGAGCTCAAGGCCAATGTGCACGTGCTGACGCTGACGGCGACCCCGATCCCGCGCACGCTACAGCTGGCGCTGACCGGGGTGCGCGATCTCAGCCTCCTGGCGACGCCCCCGGTGGATCGTCTGACCATCCGCACCTTCATCTCGCCATTCGATCCGCTCTCGATCCGCGAGGCGCTGCTGCGCGAGAAATATCGCGGCGGACAGAGCTTTTATGTGGTGCCGCGCATCAAGGACCAGCCCGATATCGCCGAATTCCTGCGGGTACAGGTGCCGGAGGTGAGCTTCGTGGCCGCCAATGGCCAGATGGCGCCGGGCGAGCTCGATGACATCATGAACGCCTTCTATGACGGCAAGTTCGACGTGCTGCTGGCGACGACCATCGTGGAATCGGGCCTCGATATTCCCAATGCCAATACGCTGATCGTGCATCGGGCCGACCAGTTCGGGCTGGCGCAACTCTACCAGATCCGCGGCCGCGTCGGACGCGGCAAGCAGCGGGCCTATGCGCTGTTCACGGTGCCGCCGGACCGCAAGCTCACCGACACCGCCGAGCGGCGACTGGGCGTCTTGCAATCACTCGAAAGCCTGGGCGCGGGCTTCCAGCTGGCGAGCCACGATCTCGATATTCGCGGCGCGGGCAATCTGCTGGGCGACGAGCAATCGGGCCATATCCGCGAGGTGGGCTACGAACTCTACCAGGCCATGCTCGAAGAGGCTGTGGCCAATCTCAAGTCCGGCGAGGAGGATTACGAGGATCGCAACGAATGGAGCCCGACGATCTCGCTGGGCATGCCGGTGATGATCCCGGAAAGCTATGTGCCGGACCTGCAATTGCGCATGCAGCTCTATCGCAAGCTGGGCGACCTCAATGACATTCGCGACATCGACGCGGCCGGGGCCGAGCTGATCGACCGCTTCGGGCCCTTGCCCGAGGAGGTGGAGGCGCTGCTCAAGGTGATCCTGGTCAAGGCGCTCTGCCGACAGGCCAATGTCGAAAAGGTCGATGCCGGGCCCAAGGGGGCGGTGATCACGCTGCGCAACAGCGAATTTCCCAACCCGGCGGGTCTGGTCAAGCTGGTGAGCGATCCGGGCAACCAGGTTCGCATCAAGCCCGATCAGAAACTCGTGTTCGCCCGTAACTGGCCGACCCCGGAACAGCGCCTCAAAGGGGCCGCCGCAATCCTGGCAAAGCTCGCAAAACTGGCCGAGAGCGGGAGCTGA
- a CDS encoding succinate dehydrogenase assembly factor 2, protein MTAGEDIAIRRKRLRYRAWHRGTKEMDLILGPFADANIERYGAEELDRLEALMNEEDPPLLKWVMRQEEPPEHVDRVFLEQVIADHQARISK, encoded by the coding sequence ATGACGGCCGGTGAAGACATTGCCATTCGCCGCAAGCGGCTTCGCTACCGTGCCTGGCATCGCGGCACCAAGGAGATGGACCTCATCCTGGGGCCGTTTGCGGATGCCAATATCGAACGATATGGCGCAGAGGAGCTCGACCGGCTCGAAGCGCTGATGAACGAGGAAGACCCGCCGCTGCTCAAATGGGTCATGCGGCAGGAGGAGCCACCCGAACACGTGGACCGCGTCTTTCTCGAGCAGGTGATCGCCGACCATCAGGCGCGGATCTCGAAATGA